From Halobacillus sp. Marseille-Q1614, the proteins below share one genomic window:
- the metG gene encoding methionine--tRNA ligase, whose protein sequence is MSEEKKTFYISTPIYYPSGNLHIGHAYTTVAGDAMARYKRLRGYDVMYLTGTDEHGQKIQRKAEEAGVTPQAYVDDIVAGIKNLWDKLDISYNDFIRTTQDRHKKVVAKIFDYLLEKGDIYLDEYEGWYCTPCESFFTERQLEDGHCPDCGGPVEKVKEESYFFKMSKYVDQLLKFYEENPTFIQPESRKNEMINNFIKPGLEDLAVSRTTFDWGVKVPSNEKHVVYVWIDALSNYISALGYDSDNDELYQKYWPADVHLVGKEIVRFHTIYWPIMLMALDLPLPKKVFAHGWILMKDGKMSKSKGNVVDPVQLSDRYGLDALRYYLLREVPFGSDGVFTPEAFVERTNYDLANDLGNLLNRTVAMISKYFDGEIPKLTLSEDEYDKNLEALAAETKTSVEKSLENMEFSVALADLWKFVSRTNKYIDETQPWVLAKDDEKKERLGNVMAHLAESLRHIAVMLQPFLTSTPKQIFSQLGVTAEEYKAWDSIAEFKGLPEGTRVQKGDPIFPRLDAEEEVQIIKDMMKKPAPAPEKKKEDKKNQAEEVTIDDFMKLDFRVAEVKKVEKVKKADKLLKLQLDLGEEQRQVVSGIAEHYNEEQLTGKKVICITNLKPVKLRGELSQGMILAGEDDQGKLALASIDQSLPNGTKVK, encoded by the coding sequence ATGTCAGAGGAAAAAAAGACATTTTATATTAGTACACCAATCTATTACCCAAGTGGTAATTTGCATATAGGTCATGCTTATACCACGGTAGCCGGGGACGCCATGGCACGTTATAAGCGACTTCGCGGATATGACGTCATGTATCTGACCGGAACAGATGAACATGGTCAAAAGATCCAGCGTAAAGCCGAAGAGGCCGGAGTAACGCCTCAGGCTTATGTGGACGACATCGTTGCGGGAATTAAGAACTTGTGGGATAAGCTCGATATTTCCTACAATGACTTCATTCGTACCACCCAGGACCGCCACAAAAAAGTCGTTGCTAAAATCTTCGATTACCTTCTCGAAAAAGGCGATATCTACTTAGATGAATACGAAGGATGGTACTGTACGCCGTGTGAATCCTTCTTTACAGAACGCCAGTTAGAGGACGGCCACTGTCCGGACTGCGGCGGACCTGTTGAAAAGGTAAAAGAAGAGTCTTACTTCTTTAAAATGAGCAAGTATGTCGACCAGCTGCTTAAGTTCTACGAGGAAAACCCGACATTCATCCAGCCTGAGAGCCGTAAAAATGAAATGATTAATAACTTTATTAAGCCGGGCCTTGAAGATCTTGCGGTTTCCCGTACGACTTTTGACTGGGGCGTCAAAGTACCTTCCAACGAGAAGCACGTCGTCTATGTATGGATTGACGCGCTGAGTAACTACATTTCTGCTCTTGGTTATGATAGTGATAATGATGAACTTTATCAGAAGTACTGGCCGGCCGATGTCCATTTAGTCGGAAAAGAAATTGTCCGGTTCCATACGATTTACTGGCCGATTATGCTGATGGCTCTTGACCTGCCGCTTCCTAAAAAGGTTTTTGCGCATGGATGGATCCTGATGAAAGACGGGAAGATGTCTAAATCAAAAGGAAACGTTGTTGACCCAGTACAATTAAGCGACCGCTATGGTCTTGATGCTCTTCGCTATTACCTTCTTCGTGAAGTACCGTTTGGATCTGACGGTGTTTTCACGCCGGAAGCATTTGTTGAGCGTACGAACTACGACTTGGCGAACGATTTAGGAAACCTGTTAAATCGTACAGTTGCGATGATCAGCAAGTACTTTGATGGTGAAATTCCTAAGCTTACATTATCTGAAGATGAGTATGATAAGAACTTAGAAGCGTTAGCAGCAGAAACTAAGACATCTGTTGAAAAATCGCTTGAAAACATGGAATTCTCTGTAGCGCTGGCCGATCTATGGAAGTTCGTCAGCCGCACAAACAAATATATTGATGAAACTCAGCCATGGGTGCTTGCGAAAGATGACGAGAAGAAGGAACGCCTTGGCAATGTTATGGCACACCTCGCTGAGTCACTGCGCCATATTGCTGTTATGCTTCAACCATTCTTAACAAGTACGCCTAAGCAGATATTCAGCCAGCTTGGTGTTACGGCTGAAGAATATAAGGCATGGGACAGCATTGCTGAATTTAAAGGTCTTCCTGAAGGTACAAGGGTACAAAAAGGAGATCCAATCTTCCCTCGTCTTGATGCAGAGGAAGAGGTACAGATCATCAAAGATATGATGAAGAAGCCTGCTCCCGCACCTGAAAAGAAAAAAGAAGATAAGAAAAATCAGGCAGAGGAAGTAACGATTGACGATTTCATGAAGCTTGATTTCCGTGTTGCTGAAGTGAAGAAAGTGGAAAAAGTGAAGAAGGCGGACAAGCTGCTGAAGCTTCAGCTCGACTTAGGTGAAGAGCAGCGTCAAGTTGTTTCAGGAATTGCCGAACATTATAATGAGGAGCAGCTGACGGGCAAGAAAGTCATCTGCATTACGAACCTGAAGCCTGTTAAGCTCAGAGGAGAACTCTCACAAGGCATGATTTTAGCAGGGGAAGACGATCAAGGTAAGCTGGCGTTAGCCTCAATTGATCAGTCCCTTCCAAACGGAACGAAAGTTAAATAA
- the rsmI gene encoding 16S rRNA (cytidine(1402)-2'-O)-methyltransferase: MNIQKSYTKREGQGSLYIVPTPIGNLEDMTYRAVSMLQEADAIAAEDTRNTKKLLNHFEISTPLISYHEHNKQTRGPQLLQDIKDGQMIAVVSDAGMPGISDPGADLVQEAIEEDISVIVLPGCNAALPALVGSGLPTEQFYFYGFLPRKKKDRQVILESLTSQASTLIFYESPHRLKEMLGHLYEQFGNRQVAIARELTKRYEEYVRGSLEEVLEWAKEGEVRGEFCVIVEGAQEDESSDQFWWSHLSTKEHVEYYIEKKQLKPKEAIKQTSVDRKMKKRDVYQVYHVE, translated from the coding sequence ATGAACATCCAAAAAAGCTATACAAAGCGTGAAGGCCAGGGGTCTCTTTATATCGTCCCTACACCTATAGGAAATTTAGAAGATATGACTTATCGTGCCGTTTCCATGTTACAGGAAGCGGACGCGATTGCTGCAGAGGATACGAGAAATACGAAAAAATTGTTAAACCATTTTGAGATTTCTACTCCGCTGATCAGCTATCATGAGCATAATAAGCAGACAAGAGGCCCACAGCTTTTACAGGATATAAAAGATGGACAGATGATTGCAGTTGTCAGCGATGCAGGAATGCCCGGCATATCGGATCCGGGAGCAGATTTAGTTCAGGAAGCCATAGAGGAAGACATCTCTGTTATTGTACTGCCGGGCTGTAATGCTGCACTTCCTGCCCTTGTCGGCTCAGGACTCCCGACTGAGCAATTTTATTTTTACGGCTTTCTGCCCAGAAAGAAAAAAGATCGGCAGGTTATTCTCGAATCCTTAACCAGTCAGGCGTCGACACTTATCTTTTACGAGTCTCCTCACCGCTTAAAGGAAATGCTTGGGCACCTCTATGAACAGTTCGGAAATCGCCAGGTCGCAATCGCCCGTGAGCTTACAAAAAGATACGAAGAATATGTAAGAGGCAGTCTTGAAGAAGTGCTGGAATGGGCAAAAGAAGGAGAAGTGCGTGGAGAATTCTGTGTGATCGTTGAAGGTGCACAGGAAGATGAGTCATCGGATCAATTCTGGTGGAGTCATCTCTCTACAAAAGAACACGTCGAATACTATATAGAGAAAAAGCAGCTGAAGCCTAAAGAAGCCATTAAACAAACTTCGGTGGACCGCAAAATGAAAAAGCGGGATGTCTATCAGGTGTATCATGTAGAATAA
- a CDS encoding TatD family hydrolase, with translation MLFDTHVHLNADQFEDDLQETIDRAHEAGVRYMTVVGFDRKTIPLAIQIAQENDHIFAAVGWHPVDAIDMTQEDLEWIEKLSSHPKVVALGEMGLDYHWDKSPPDVQKEVFRKQIQLAKKVKMPIIIHNREATDDIVQILKEENAAEVGGIMHCYSGPVETAKECVDMNFMISLGGPVTFKNAKLPKEVAKAIDIEHLLVETDCPFLAPHPNRGKRNEPAYVTLVAEQVAELKGLSYEEVCDRTTENALQFFRIKS, from the coding sequence ATGCTATTTGATACGCATGTCCATTTAAACGCCGATCAGTTTGAAGACGACTTACAAGAAACCATTGATCGGGCACATGAAGCAGGAGTTCGTTATATGACGGTTGTCGGCTTTGACCGCAAAACGATTCCGCTTGCTATACAGATTGCACAAGAGAATGATCACATCTTTGCAGCAGTTGGCTGGCACCCTGTAGATGCCATTGATATGACACAGGAGGATCTGGAGTGGATTGAGAAGCTGTCTTCCCACCCGAAAGTCGTCGCTTTAGGGGAGATGGGCCTTGACTATCACTGGGATAAGTCACCGCCTGATGTCCAGAAAGAAGTGTTCCGCAAGCAGATTCAGCTTGCAAAAAAGGTGAAAATGCCGATCATTATTCATAACCGTGAAGCCACAGATGATATCGTGCAAATTTTAAAAGAAGAGAATGCAGCTGAAGTTGGCGGTATTATGCATTGTTACAGCGGTCCTGTTGAAACAGCCAAAGAATGTGTCGATATGAATTTCATGATCTCTTTAGGCGGTCCTGTTACATTTAAAAATGCCAAACTGCCAAAAGAAGTAGCCAAAGCAATCGACATCGAGCATTTACTTGTCGAAACGGACTGCCCCTTTTTAGCTCCGCATCCTAACCGCGGAAAACGCAATGAACCCGCCTATGTTACGCTTGTTGCTGAGCAGGTCGCGGAATTAAAAGGCTTGAGCTATGAAGAAGTTTGTGATCGGACCACAGAAAATGCTCTCCAATTTTTCCGAATTAAGTCATAA
- a CDS encoding GIY-YIG nuclease family protein, translating into MESKHYVYIIRCKDHSLYTGYTNDLDARLKKHAEGKGAKYTRGRGPFVLEYCEAYESKGEAMQQEYKIKQFSRDQKEKWIISSNGGSLHEHPKKLYKA; encoded by the coding sequence ATGGAAAGTAAACACTACGTTTATATTATTCGCTGTAAGGATCATTCGTTATATACAGGCTATACCAATGACCTTGATGCCCGGCTTAAGAAGCATGCAGAAGGCAAGGGCGCGAAATATACGAGAGGCCGGGGCCCATTTGTATTAGAATACTGTGAGGCGTATGAGTCAAAGGGAGAAGCAATGCAGCAGGAATATAAAATTAAGCAGTTCTCCCGGGATCAAAAGGAAAAGTGGATTATTTCAAGCAATGGGGGCTCACTACATGAACATCCAAAAAAGCTATACAAAGCGTGA
- a CDS encoding AbrB/MazE/SpoVT family DNA-binding domain-containing protein: MKSTGIVRKVDELGRVVIPIELRRTLGINEKDALEIYVDDDRIVLKKYKPNMTCHVTGEVSDNNMKLANGNLVLSQEGAQMLLKEIQGQLTNK, from the coding sequence ATGAAATCTACAGGTATTGTACGTAAGGTTGACGAACTAGGTCGGGTTGTAATTCCGATCGAGCTTCGCAGAACGTTAGGTATTAATGAAAAAGACGCACTGGAAATCTATGTCGATGATGATCGCATTGTACTTAAGAAATATAAGCCGAATATGACTTGTCACGTTACAGGGGAAGTATCTGACAATAATATGAAACTGGCTAACGGCAACTTAGTTTTAAGCCAAGAAGGCGCACAAATGCTTCTAAAAGAAATTCAAGGCCAATTAACAAACAAATAA